A window of the Deinococcus gobiensis I-0 genome harbors these coding sequences:
- a CDS encoding beta strand repeat-containing protein yields MNRNLGFLALTGVLTLAACGQNATPTCATGQTLVNGVCTTPGATTGVLNVQNPNGYTVAVTNSAGTAVPSSSFGSLTPGNYTITFSRDGFASQTTSFSITAGNTTTVVAPTLVAANTAVGAYYINASGARVAITAADTANAGTRFVFYSWLKDDSGSGVTPANLATGAAPTASEKTEVAPLNTQNLAGAYVGYRTSDGTVFPVVGANVRWDITEQTGSVRFSAADDGTQASGAPISGQDINDNALNANTYTNAAAGTNVRFPSSATYPTYNLTGINTPDTNGFSWTALNHDPRSTTATARVRVIASVNGTEIDKQWLDKTFAPSANLVITKTPADNAAGINQARNITVTVTNNGAGAATGIKLNDVLRSGDGAAYSITAPTGTTANTTDGFDTSFDLAPGASRSFVLSAQASAVGVYCDVATVVSYINGQFGTVTPSNLNAQACLTVTAPNLNIVKTLGTLSADGATFTPIASGVTVAPNTPVYARVTVSNGGTATATNVVVTEGLANNTNAANYKISGAVVSNPNTAVTLNGDDGFTSAAFSLAAGASQTFTFPATGSVDGTYCDTASATATSNNGGAATVTGSPTAAVCFTVTSPSLNITKVNQSTSGGAVSNLYPGSSYRSVITVRNSGTGAATGVAVSDLLGNLNSRFVSFGSGTYSVTNADGSVASSGSLATSTNNANTVVTSPASVTLGSGQTITLTLTSSVPAGTPAGQYCDTATYASTNAGTNTANACVTVINFVSTRTQMSDGDTALGASNRDPIPADGTTVLTLTSGISVENSSNQGVNNNSVVFNFGSTDARGSTPGLFKVNDTTVYYDPTPTINPVDGKFTSDYTSASSRRLTLGTDYTLNPGGASTTGTQTLNILAGSTIVPGGTIGIGGVIWVRHSMVAPVGTAPRTYNNSLLWAGTGANDGASTGGASSEPTTTIVPQ; encoded by the coding sequence ATGAACAGAAATCTCGGTTTCCTCGCCTTGACCGGTGTCCTGACCCTGGCGGCCTGCGGTCAGAACGCCACCCCGACCTGCGCCACCGGCCAGACGCTCGTGAACGGCGTCTGCACGACCCCCGGCGCCACGACTGGCGTCCTGAACGTCCAGAACCCCAACGGCTACACGGTCGCCGTGACCAACTCCGCCGGCACGGCCGTCCCGAGCAGCAGCTTCGGCTCGCTGACGCCCGGCAACTACACCATCACCTTCAGCCGTGACGGCTTCGCCAGCCAGACCACCAGCTTCAGCATCACGGCCGGCAACACGACGACCGTCGTCGCCCCGACCCTGGTCGCCGCGAACACCGCCGTCGGCGCGTACTACATCAACGCCAGCGGCGCGCGCGTCGCCATCACGGCCGCCGACACCGCCAACGCCGGCACGCGCTTCGTGTTCTACTCGTGGCTCAAGGACGACAGCGGCAGCGGCGTGACCCCCGCCAACCTCGCCACCGGCGCCGCCCCCACCGCCAGCGAGAAGACCGAAGTCGCGCCCCTGAACACCCAGAACCTCGCCGGCGCCTACGTGGGCTACCGCACCTCCGACGGCACCGTCTTCCCGGTCGTGGGCGCCAACGTGCGCTGGGACATCACCGAGCAGACCGGCAGCGTGCGCTTCTCGGCCGCCGACGACGGCACCCAGGCCTCCGGCGCGCCCATCAGCGGCCAGGACATCAACGACAACGCCCTGAACGCCAACACCTACACCAACGCGGCGGCGGGCACCAACGTGCGCTTCCCCAGCAGCGCGACCTACCCCACCTACAACCTGACGGGCATCAACACCCCCGACACCAACGGTTTCTCGTGGACGGCCCTGAACCACGACCCGCGCTCGACTACCGCCACGGCCCGCGTGCGCGTGATCGCCTCGGTCAACGGCACCGAGATCGACAAGCAGTGGCTCGACAAGACCTTCGCGCCCAGCGCCAACCTGGTCATCACCAAGACCCCGGCCGACAACGCTGCGGGCATCAACCAGGCGCGCAACATCACCGTGACCGTGACCAACAACGGCGCGGGCGCGGCCACCGGCATCAAGCTCAACGACGTGCTGCGCTCGGGCGACGGCGCCGCCTACAGCATCACGGCCCCGACCGGCACGACCGCCAACACCACCGACGGCTTCGACACCAGCTTCGACCTCGCGCCCGGCGCCAGCCGCAGCTTCGTGCTCTCGGCGCAGGCCAGCGCAGTCGGCGTCTACTGTGACGTGGCGACCGTCGTCAGCTACATCAACGGCCAGTTCGGCACGGTGACCCCCTCGAACCTCAACGCGCAGGCCTGCCTCACGGTCACGGCGCCCAACCTGAACATTGTCAAGACGCTGGGCACGCTCTCGGCCGACGGCGCGACCTTCACGCCCATCGCCAGCGGCGTGACCGTGGCCCCCAACACGCCGGTCTACGCCCGCGTCACCGTGTCCAACGGCGGCACGGCCACCGCGACCAACGTCGTCGTGACCGAAGGCCTGGCCAACAACACCAACGCCGCGAACTACAAGATCAGCGGCGCCGTGGTGTCCAACCCCAACACCGCCGTGACCCTGAACGGCGACGACGGCTTCACCAGCGCGGCCTTCAGCCTCGCGGCGGGCGCCAGCCAGACCTTCACCTTCCCGGCCACCGGCAGCGTCGACGGCACCTACTGCGACACCGCCTCGGCCACCGCGACGAGCAACAACGGCGGCGCGGCCACCGTGACCGGCAGCCCGACGGCCGCCGTGTGCTTCACCGTCACCAGCCCCAGCCTGAACATCACCAAGGTCAACCAGTCGACCTCGGGCGGCGCAGTGTCCAACCTGTACCCCGGCAGCAGCTACCGCAGCGTGATCACGGTGCGCAACAGCGGCACGGGCGCGGCGACCGGTGTGGCCGTCAGCGACCTGCTCGGCAACCTCAACAGCCGCTTCGTGAGCTTCGGCAGCGGGACCTACAGCGTCACCAACGCCGACGGCAGCGTCGCGAGCAGCGGCAGCCTGGCGACCTCGACGAACAACGCCAACACCGTCGTGACCTCGCCCGCCTCCGTGACCCTCGGCTCGGGCCAGACCATCACCCTGACCCTGACGAGCAGCGTGCCCGCCGGGACGCCCGCCGGCCAGTACTGCGACACGGCGACCTACGCCAGCACCAACGCCGGTACCAACACCGCCAACGCCTGCGTGACGGTCATCAACTTCGTCTCGACCCGCACGCAGATGTCCGACGGCGACACGGCCCTGGGCGCCAGCAACCGCGACCCGATCCCCGCCGACGGCACGACGGTCCTGACCCTGACCAGCGGCATCAGCGTCGAGAACAGCTCGAACCAGGGCGTGAACAACAACAGCGTCGTGTTCAACTTCGGCTCGACCGACGCGCGTGGCAGCACCCCCGGCCTGTTCAAGGTCAACGACACCACGGTGTACTACGACCCCACCCCGACCATCAACCCGGTCGACGGCAAGTTCACCAGCGACTACACCAGCGCTTCGAGCCGCCGCCTGACCCTGGGCACCGACTACACCCTCAACCCCGGCGGCGCTTCGACCACCGGCACCCAGACGCTGAACATCCTGGCGGGCAGCACCATCGTCCCCGGCGGCACCATCGGCATCGGCGGCGTCATCTGGGTCCGTCACAGCATGGTCGCCCCCGTCGGCACCGCTCCCCGCACCTACAACAACAGCCTGCTGTGGGCCGGTACGGGCGCCAACGACGGCGCCTCCACCGGCGGCGCGTCGAGCGAGCCCACCACCACCATCGTTCCCCAGTAA
- a CDS encoding RuvX/YqgF family protein — protein MTVPDPGAPDSGPLHTALPVILALDVSKSRIGFAVNRGRLAFGRGSVDRKRLPLDLKAVRLRVQDTGAAVLLLGLPLRTDGAHSPAADRVRAFGRVLREQGYEVRYQDERFTTQRARALGAADEDEAAAVEILELYLLGQSPATDPE, from the coding sequence ATGACTGTTCCCGACCCCGGCGCTCCCGATTCCGGCCCGCTCCACACGGCCCTGCCCGTCATCCTGGCCCTCGACGTGAGCAAGTCGCGCATCGGCTTCGCGGTCAACCGGGGTCGGCTGGCCTTCGGGCGCGGCAGCGTGGACCGCAAGAGGCTGCCGCTGGACCTCAAGGCGGTGCGGCTGCGCGTGCAGGATACGGGCGCGGCGGTGCTGCTGCTGGGGCTGCCGCTGCGCACCGACGGCGCCCACAGCCCGGCGGCCGACCGCGTGCGGGCCTTCGGGCGCGTCCTGCGCGAGCAGGGCTACGAGGTGCGTTACCAGGACGAGCGTTTCACGACCCAGCGGGCGCGCGCCCTGGGGGCCGCCGACGAGGACGAGGCGGCGGCCGTCGAAATTCTGGAGCTGTATCTGCTCGGCCAATCGCCTGCCACCGACCCGGAATGA
- a CDS encoding enoyl-CoA hydratase-related protein, with product MTEQPVVLTDTRAGVRTLTLNRESRLNAANDALLLGLTEALQAADADPEVRVVVITGAGRGFCAGQDLGDVSGRDMTFTEHLQHTYNPLVRTIRGLGKPVITAVNGVAAGAGASLALAGDVRLWARSAMLTQVFSNIALVPDSGSTWFLPRLVGYHKAFELMALADKVGADDALRLGLCEAAYPDETFREDVQAYAERLAARPANALRLTKQALNAAMTSSLDEALDKEAELQQLAGDHWEHLEGVTAFKEKRAPDFMRREGQG from the coding sequence ATGACCGAACAACCTGTGGTCCTCACGGACACCCGCGCCGGCGTGCGCACCCTGACCCTGAACCGGGAAAGCCGCCTGAACGCTGCCAACGACGCCCTGCTATTGGGCCTGACCGAGGCGCTTCAGGCCGCCGACGCCGACCCGGAAGTGCGCGTGGTCGTCATCACGGGGGCGGGGCGGGGCTTTTGCGCCGGGCAGGACCTGGGCGACGTGTCGGGGCGCGACATGACCTTCACCGAGCACCTCCAGCACACCTACAACCCGCTCGTGCGCACCATCCGGGGGCTGGGCAAGCCGGTGATCACGGCCGTCAACGGGGTGGCGGCGGGGGCGGGGGCCAGCCTCGCCCTGGCCGGCGACGTGCGGCTGTGGGCGCGCTCGGCGATGCTCACCCAGGTGTTCTCCAACATCGCGCTCGTGCCCGACAGCGGCAGCACGTGGTTCCTGCCCCGGCTGGTGGGCTATCACAAGGCCTTCGAGCTCATGGCCCTGGCCGACAAGGTCGGCGCCGACGACGCCCTGCGCCTGGGCCTGTGCGAGGCCGCGTACCCCGACGAGACTTTCCGGGAGGACGTGCAGGCCTACGCCGAGCGCCTGGCCGCCCGACCCGCGAACGCCCTGCGCCTGACCAAGCAGGCCCTGAACGCCGCCATGACGAGTTCGCTGGACGAGGCGCTCGACAAGGAAGCCGAGTTGCAGCAGCTCGCCGGGGACCACTGGGAGCACCTGGAGGGCGTCACCGCCTTCAAGGAGAAGCGCGCGCCGGACTTCATGCGCCGGGAGGGCCAGGGCTGA
- the dnaG gene encoding DNA primase codes for MGTKEDVRSRLNIAEVVGEYVRLTPAGKGRLKGLCPFHKEKSPSFQVDTEQGYFYCFGCKAGGDVFSFVQRTENLSFGDALRKLAEKAGVQVEAKYGERSSRDLYDVNAFALGYFREHLGGPALDYLRRRGLSDATTEAFELGYAPDGWDGLLKHARTRGVSERQLLDAGLLTENPESGRVYDRFRGRVMFPIRDHLGRLVGFGGRVLDDSKPKYLNTPETEAFKKGELLYGLDKARTHFKEGAAEVVVVEGYMDVITMHQHGLTSAVASLGTALTAEHATLLERLGAQSIVLLFDRDEAGLKATLSGLDQVLGAKFRVRATSVPSGKDPADALLAGDEAELRRALRSGLDEVHYRVQAAVEAHGLDTPEGKRRVLMSLLPRMQNLDPLDEIAGAMRAAACELLGIREEALLEWIGSKAKRRTLTDTHLAGMSSGRSEEDRELALLRQLLVDPSLLAKLDGTTAWRNEAVRKVMLAARGAQSPDDILDVFRGQPEEQLLIRLMFEGRDAGTIGRANSEQYEQKVGAYAAAAVDDIQVTLSIDSMRAEVDLLKKQVAGAAPAEQLGMLRQIQELQRAIEAENRGRRSLA; via the coding sequence TTGGGCACCAAGGAAGACGTTCGTTCGCGGCTGAACATCGCGGAGGTCGTGGGCGAATATGTGCGCCTCACCCCCGCCGGCAAGGGCCGACTCAAGGGCCTGTGTCCCTTTCACAAGGAGAAGTCGCCCAGCTTTCAGGTGGACACCGAGCAGGGCTACTTCTACTGCTTCGGCTGCAAGGCGGGCGGCGACGTGTTCAGCTTCGTGCAGCGCACCGAGAACCTGAGTTTCGGGGACGCCCTGCGCAAGCTGGCCGAGAAGGCGGGCGTGCAGGTCGAGGCCAAATACGGCGAGCGCAGCAGCCGCGACCTGTACGACGTGAACGCCTTCGCGCTGGGCTACTTCCGCGAGCACCTGGGGGGGCCGGCACTGGACTACCTGCGCCGCCGGGGCCTGAGCGACGCCACCACCGAAGCCTTCGAGCTGGGCTACGCACCCGACGGCTGGGACGGCCTGCTCAAGCACGCCCGCACGCGCGGGGTCAGCGAGCGCCAGCTGCTCGACGCGGGCCTGCTCACCGAAAACCCCGAGTCGGGGCGCGTGTACGACCGTTTCCGGGGCCGGGTCATGTTCCCCATCCGCGACCACCTGGGGCGGCTCGTGGGTTTCGGCGGGCGCGTCCTCGACGACTCCAAACCCAAGTACCTCAACACGCCCGAGACCGAGGCCTTCAAGAAGGGCGAGCTGCTGTACGGCCTCGACAAGGCGCGTACCCATTTCAAGGAGGGGGCGGCCGAGGTCGTGGTGGTCGAAGGCTACATGGACGTGATCACCATGCACCAGCACGGACTGACCTCGGCGGTGGCGAGCCTGGGCACGGCCCTGACCGCCGAGCACGCCACGCTGCTCGAACGCCTGGGCGCGCAGAGCATCGTGCTGCTGTTCGACCGCGACGAGGCGGGCCTCAAGGCCACCCTTTCGGGACTGGATCAGGTGCTGGGGGCCAAGTTCAGGGTGCGCGCGACCTCGGTCCCCAGCGGCAAGGACCCGGCCGACGCCCTGCTGGCGGGCGACGAGGCCGAGCTGCGCCGGGCGCTGCGCTCCGGGCTGGACGAGGTGCATTACCGGGTGCAGGCCGCCGTCGAGGCCCACGGCCTGGACACGCCCGAGGGCAAGCGCCGCGTGCTCATGAGCCTGCTGCCCCGCATGCAGAACCTCGATCCCCTCGACGAGATCGCCGGGGCGATGCGCGCCGCCGCCTGCGAGCTGCTGGGCATCCGCGAGGAGGCGCTGCTCGAATGGATCGGCTCGAAGGCCAAGCGCCGCACCCTGACCGACACCCACCTTGCGGGCATGAGCAGCGGCCGTTCCGAGGAAGACCGCGAACTCGCGCTGCTGCGGCAACTGCTGGTGGACCCCAGCCTGCTCGCCAAGCTCGACGGCACGACGGCCTGGCGCAACGAGGCCGTGCGCAAGGTGATGCTCGCGGCGCGCGGCGCCCAGAGTCCCGACGACATTCTCGACGTGTTCCGGGGCCAGCCCGAGGAACAGCTCCTGATCCGGCTGATGTTCGAGGGCCGCGACGCCGGGACCATCGGGCGCGCCAACTCCGAGCAGTACGAGCAGAAGGTCGGGGCCTACGCCGCCGCCGCCGTAGACGACATCCAGGTGACCCTGAGCATCGACTCCATGCGCGCCGAGGTGGACCTGCTGAAAAAACAGGTCGCTGGAGCCGCGCCCGCCGAGCAGCTCGGGATGCTCCGGCAGATTCAGGAATTGCAGCGGGCCATCGAGGCCGAGAACCGGGGCCGGCGCAGTCTGGCCTGA
- a CDS encoding DsbA family oxidoreductase: protein MTMFSPSAPDKIRVDIWSDIACPWCYVGKRRFESALGQFGHAENVEVVWHSFELDPSAPVRSPVSMRDGLARKYGRSPAQAQEMMDHMTGVAAQDGLDYHFDQTQITNTFQAHQLLHLAAEKGLQDALKERLMRAYLTEGEFLGDPEVLVRLATEAGLDGAEARAALSGGDYAQAVRQDEAQAQALGISGVPFFVLGGKYGVNGAQSPEVLLGALNQVWAETHPAPLTLLGSAEVQDGCEDGQCAVPQRG, encoded by the coding sequence ATGACCATGTTCTCCCCTTCTGCCCCCGACAAGATCCGCGTGGACATCTGGTCGGACATCGCCTGCCCGTGGTGCTACGTGGGCAAGCGGCGCTTCGAGTCGGCCCTGGGCCAGTTCGGGCACGCCGAGAACGTCGAGGTGGTGTGGCACAGCTTCGAGCTGGACCCCTCCGCGCCGGTGCGCAGCCCCGTGTCCATGCGCGATGGGCTGGCGCGCAAGTACGGCCGCAGCCCCGCCCAGGCGCAGGAGATGATGGACCACATGACCGGCGTGGCGGCGCAGGACGGCCTGGACTACCACTTTGACCAGACCCAGATCACGAACACCTTCCAGGCGCACCAGCTGCTGCACCTCGCGGCCGAGAAGGGCCTTCAGGACGCCCTCAAGGAACGCCTGATGCGCGCCTATCTGACCGAAGGCGAATTCCTGGGCGACCCAGAGGTGCTCGTGCGTCTGGCGACCGAGGCCGGGCTGGACGGGGCCGAGGCCCGAGCGGCCCTGAGCGGCGGCGACTACGCCCAGGCGGTGCGCCAGGACGAGGCACAGGCCCAGGCCCTGGGCATCAGCGGCGTACCCTTCTTCGTGCTGGGGGGCAAGTACGGCGTGAACGGCGCGCAGTCGCCCGAGGTGCTGCTGGGCGCGCTCAATCAGGTCTGGGCCGAAACCCACCCCGCCCCCCTGACCCTGCTGGGCAGCGCCGAGGTGCAGGACGGCTGCGAGGACGGCCAGTGCGCCGTGCCCCAGCGCGGCTGA
- a CDS encoding ATP-binding protein — translation MPISTVMIDQSQWQIIYDTGESHFFDIKSRDIAPGKLTKTLSAFANADGGELYIGVEEDKVKKTRTWRGFDSDEDANGHLQIFETLFPLGNDFQYEFVSMPGMPGKLLHVNVLKTQDIKYASDGVIYIRRGAQGLPVNNPDKIKLLEYDKGISSFENEKVSDAEIELVTDSEAAKLLTTHVVPKADPADWLRKQRLIVDDKPNIAALVLLCDEPQAVIPKRCGVKIYRYKTSDNVGSRESLDFDPITIEGCAYDQIASAVAKTTDIIQNIKRLGERKLENIEYPNETLHEIITNAIIHRDYRVTDDVHIRIFDNRVEVQSPGRLPAHITVENILDERFARNGKIVRILNKFPTPPNKDVGEGLNTAFDAMKQLGLREPVISEAGNSVLVSIRHEKLASPEDAIMQYLSENGSINNSEARKVTYISADYRVKAIFNRLVEREMIEQVPGTDRSTTRYRLKI, via the coding sequence ATGCCCATCTCTACGGTGATGATAGACCAATCTCAGTGGCAAATAATCTACGATACGGGAGAAAGCCATTTTTTTGATATTAAGTCTAGAGATATTGCTCCCGGTAAGCTGACTAAAACTCTATCCGCTTTTGCTAATGCGGATGGGGGTGAGCTCTATATCGGCGTAGAAGAAGACAAGGTAAAAAAGACAAGGACTTGGCGGGGATTTGATAGCGATGAAGATGCTAATGGTCATCTTCAAATATTTGAAACCCTTTTCCCTCTTGGAAATGACTTTCAATATGAATTTGTTTCAATGCCTGGAATGCCAGGAAAGTTGCTACACGTAAATGTGCTTAAAACCCAAGACATTAAATATGCATCTGATGGTGTAATCTATATTAGAAGAGGTGCTCAAGGGCTACCGGTAAATAATCCGGATAAGATAAAACTGCTTGAATACGATAAAGGTATAAGCTCCTTTGAAAATGAAAAAGTGAGTGATGCAGAAATTGAGCTGGTTACCGATTCTGAGGCAGCTAAGCTATTGACTACACACGTCGTTCCCAAGGCTGACCCAGCAGATTGGTTGCGTAAGCAAAGATTAATTGTTGATGATAAACCAAATATAGCCGCCCTCGTTCTTCTCTGTGATGAACCTCAAGCTGTAATTCCTAAGCGTTGTGGGGTTAAGATATACCGCTATAAGACAAGTGATAACGTCGGAAGTCGAGAATCTCTTGACTTCGACCCTATCACTATTGAGGGGTGTGCTTACGATCAGATTGCTTCCGCAGTTGCAAAGACTACTGACATAATTCAGAACATAAAAAGGCTTGGAGAAAGGAAGCTTGAAAATATAGAATATCCTAATGAAACACTTCATGAGATTATTACTAACGCTATAATACATAGAGATTACAGAGTAACCGATGATGTGCATATTCGAATTTTTGACAATAGAGTTGAGGTTCAAAGCCCAGGTAGGCTTCCTGCTCACATTACGGTAGAAAACATACTCGATGAGAGATTCGCTCGAAACGGTAAAATAGTTAGAATTCTAAACAAATTTCCGACCCCTCCTAACAAAGACGTTGGAGAAGGGCTTAACACTGCATTTGATGCCATGAAACAACTTGGCCTCAGAGAGCCTGTAATCTCTGAGGCCGGTAATTCAGTCTTAGTCTCGATTCGGCATGAGAAGTTGGCCTCACCAGAGGATGCCATCATGCAGTATCTGAGCGAAAACGGATCAATCAATAACTCTGAGGCTAGAAAAGTAACTTATATCTCTGCCGACTACAGAGTCAAGGCAATTTTTAATCGTCTGGTTGAGAGGGAGATGATAGAGCAAGTCCCAGGGACAGATAGAAGCACTACAAGATACAGATTAAAAATATAA
- the carB gene encoding carbamoyl-phosphate synthase large subunit has translation MPKRTDIQTILILGSGPIQIGQAAEFDYSGTQALKALKAEGYRVVLVNSNPATIMTDPDLADATYLEPLTPEFVEKIIAKEKPDALLPTLGGQTALNLAMDLHERGTLAQYGVELIGAGVEAIKKGEDRELFQAAMKKIGVETARGQMVHSMAEAIEYQKEIGLPIVIRPSFTLGGTGGGIAHTYEEFLAITEGGLRDSPVTSVLLEESILGWKEYELEVMRDTADTVIIITSIENFDPMGVHTGDSITVAPAQTLSDVEYQRLRDQSLAIIREIGVATGGSNIQFAVNPDNGRVIVIEMNPRVSRSSALASKATGFPIAKIAALLAVGYHLDELPNDITRVTPASFEPSIDYVVTKIPRFAFEKFPGTPDALGTQMRSVGEVMAIGRTFKESLQKALRSTEGDIRGVYAAMDDAGLRALLYGNPRRLEAVLELLRRGESVDALFEATKIDRWFLSQLKEIIDAEKELLDLGPVGEWKYEIWREVKRLGFSDARIGEIVGLSELEVRAIRKEAKATPVYKTVDTCAAEFEAHTPYHYSTYEWEDEVRATEKPKVVILGSGPNRIGQGVEFDYATVHAVWALQEAGYETIMVNSNPETVSTDYDTADRLYFEPLTFEDVMNIVEHEKPVGVIVQLGGQTPLKLARRLEAAGAPIIGTSPAAIDEAEDRASFNALCERLGLPQPLGKVAQTPGEARELAAGLGFPLMARPSYVLGGRAMRTVRSMDELGTYLDEVYAAVEGQPSILLDQFLEGALELDVDTLCDGERAVVAGIMEHVEAAGVHSGDSACVLPPVNLSAELTARVKADTERLALELGVRGLMNVQWAVKDGVAYILEANPRASRTVPFVSKAVNHPLAKSAARIAVGHTLEQIGLTETPVPAMYSVKEVHLPFLKFKGVRPVLGPEMKSTGESMGIDADPYLAFYRAELGAKSNLPLSGTALLLGEGLDDVAVTLEGAGLSVLRQQDGDTLPALLIDVTGSELLRTALERGVPIVSTREGAEWTAKAIAAAQGKELGVKSLQEWVNL, from the coding sequence ATGCCCAAGCGCACTGACATCCAGACCATCCTGATCCTCGGCAGCGGCCCCATCCAGATCGGGCAGGCGGCCGAGTTCGACTACTCCGGCACGCAGGCGCTCAAGGCCCTCAAGGCCGAGGGCTACCGCGTGGTGCTGGTCAACAGCAACCCGGCGACGATCATGACCGACCCCGACCTCGCGGACGCGACCTACCTGGAACCGCTGACGCCCGAGTTCGTCGAGAAGATCATCGCCAAGGAAAAGCCCGACGCCCTGCTGCCCACGCTCGGCGGCCAGACGGCGCTGAACCTGGCGATGGACCTGCACGAACGCGGCACGCTGGCGCAGTACGGCGTCGAACTCATCGGCGCGGGCGTGGAGGCCATCAAGAAGGGCGAGGACCGCGAACTGTTCCAGGCCGCCATGAAGAAGATCGGCGTGGAGACGGCGCGCGGCCAGATGGTGCACAGCATGGCCGAGGCCATCGAGTACCAGAAGGAGATCGGCCTGCCCATCGTCATCCGGCCCTCCTTCACGCTGGGGGGCACGGGCGGCGGCATCGCGCACACCTACGAGGAATTCCTGGCGATTACGGAGGGCGGCCTGCGCGACAGCCCCGTGACGAGCGTGCTGCTCGAAGAGAGCATCCTGGGCTGGAAGGAATACGAGCTGGAAGTGATGCGCGACACCGCCGACACGGTGATCATCATCACGAGCATCGAGAACTTCGACCCGATGGGCGTGCATACCGGCGACTCCATCACGGTGGCCCCGGCGCAGACCCTCAGCGACGTGGAATACCAGCGCCTGCGCGACCAGTCCCTGGCGATCATCCGCGAGATCGGCGTGGCGACGGGCGGCAGCAACATCCAGTTCGCGGTGAACCCCGATAACGGGCGCGTCATCGTGATCGAGATGAACCCGCGCGTGAGCCGCTCCTCGGCGCTGGCGAGCAAGGCGACCGGCTTCCCCATCGCCAAGATCGCCGCGCTGCTGGCGGTCGGCTACCACCTCGACGAGCTGCCCAACGACATCACCCGCGTCACGCCCGCGAGCTTCGAGCCGAGCATCGACTACGTGGTGACCAAGATTCCGCGCTTCGCCTTCGAGAAGTTCCCCGGCACGCCCGACGCGCTCGGCACCCAGATGCGCAGCGTGGGCGAGGTCATGGCGATCGGCCGCACCTTCAAGGAGTCGCTGCAAAAGGCCCTGCGCTCGACCGAGGGCGACATCCGGGGCGTGTACGCGGCGATGGACGACGCGGGCCTGCGCGCCCTGCTGTACGGCAATCCCCGCCGCCTGGAAGCCGTGCTGGAACTGCTGCGCCGGGGCGAGAGCGTGGACGCGCTGTTCGAGGCCACCAAGATCGACCGCTGGTTCCTGTCGCAGCTCAAGGAAATCATCGACGCCGAGAAGGAACTGCTCGACCTCGGCCCCGTCGGCGAGTGGAAGTACGAGATCTGGCGCGAGGTCAAGCGCCTGGGCTTTTCTGATGCCCGGATCGGCGAAATTGTCGGCCTGAGCGAGCTGGAAGTCCGCGCCATCCGCAAGGAGGCCAAGGCCACGCCGGTCTACAAGACGGTGGACACCTGCGCCGCCGAGTTCGAGGCGCACACGCCGTACCACTACTCGACCTACGAGTGGGAGGACGAGGTGCGCGCCACCGAGAAGCCCAAGGTCGTGATCCTGGGCAGCGGCCCCAACCGTATCGGGCAGGGCGTGGAATTCGACTACGCGACCGTGCACGCGGTCTGGGCGCTCCAGGAAGCCGGGTACGAGACCATCATGGTCAACTCGAATCCCGAGACGGTGAGCACCGACTACGACACCGCCGACCGCCTGTACTTCGAGCCGCTGACCTTCGAGGACGTGATGAACATCGTCGAGCACGAGAAGCCCGTGGGCGTGATCGTGCAGCTCGGCGGGCAGACCCCCCTGAAGCTGGCGCGGCGGCTGGAGGCGGCGGGCGCGCCGATCATCGGGACGAGCCCGGCCGCCATCGACGAGGCCGAGGACCGCGCGAGCTTCAACGCCCTGTGCGAACGCCTGGGGCTGCCGCAGCCGCTGGGCAAGGTGGCGCAGACGCCGGGGGAGGCCCGCGAACTGGCCGCCGGGCTGGGCTTCCCGCTCATGGCGCGGCCCAGTTACGTGCTGGGCGGGCGGGCCATGCGGACGGTGCGCAGCATGGACGAACTCGGCACCTATCTGGACGAGGTGTACGCCGCCGTCGAGGGGCAGCCGAGCATCCTGCTCGACCAGTTCCTGGAAGGGGCACTGGAGCTGGACGTGGATACCCTATGCGACGGCGAGCGCGCCGTGGTGGCGGGCATCATGGAGCACGTCGAGGCCGCCGGGGTCCACTCGGGCGACAGCGCCTGCGTGCTGCCCCCGGTGAACCTGAGCGCTGAGCTGACCGCCCGCGTGAAGGCCGACACCGAGCGCCTCGCCCTAGAACTGGGCGTGCGCGGCCTGATGAACGTGCAGTGGGCCGTGAAGGACGGCGTGGCCTACATCCTGGAGGCGAACCCGCGCGCCAGCCGCACGGTGCCCTTCGTGTCCAAGGCCGTGAACCACCCGCTCGCCAAGAGCGCCGCCCGCATCGCCGTGGGGCATACGCTGGAGCAGATCGGGCTGACGGAAACCCCCGTGCCCGCCATGTACTCGGTGAAGGAAGTCCACCTGCCGTTCCTGAAGTTCAAGGGCGTGCGGCCGGTGCTGGGGCCGGAGATGAAGAGCACCGGCGAGAGCATGGGCATCGACGCCGACCCGTACCTGGCCTTTTACCGTGCCGAGCTGGGGGCCAAGAGCAACCTGCCCCTGAGCGGCACCGCCCTGCTGCTGGGCGAAGGACTGGACGACGTGGCCGTCACGCTGGAAGGCGCAGGGTTGAGCGTGCTGCGGCAGCAGGACGGCGATACCCTGCCCGCCCTGCTGATCGACGTGACGGGCAGCGAACTGCTCCGCACCGCTCTGGAACGTGGCGTGCCGATTGTCAGCACCCGCGAAGGCGCCGAATGGACCGCCAAGGCCATCGCCGCCGCGCAGGGGAAAGAGCTGGGCGTTAAGAGCTTGCAGGAGTGGGTAAATCTATAG